One genomic region from Epinephelus fuscoguttatus linkage group LG6, E.fuscoguttatus.final_Chr_v1 encodes:
- the LOC125890781 gene encoding tetratricopeptide repeat protein 16 isoform X2, with translation MDTPDQRHNETAEEQSLFPTAVSEEELDEARRKSTFKQLFGSRKILLAPGEKRPQRPELQGSLIIQSKAAEHYRNGVEAMGKSQFEKAVVCFSKAITLQPEQTQLCVSQGEAYLQLCDFQSAAACYKRASLLEPGAFSTRLAFIYNIQGQCLFDRGLFVEALDAFNKAAEVKPDCRAYKVRSLDCLTAAGHHTECLKLVNDWMQSEAPTSDLYIIRARLHKLLNQTSQCYQDVRSALALNPTCLEARVLLLQLQEASERARQKAVDRALTSQLPEALCMINIALENCPRDARLYLFRGILYRRLKDFTAAIEDLVQAVELSEEEGEREEVRGQAEARDEKDERDSLEKEVNFQLVLTYNDFAVQCFSRGLYAEATLLLNKAIEEEKGQPGLYLNRGDCFFKQGEWCFSLADYQQAEEMMQPDDPAVRLRLTVLHNTMGSISFQDGRFQEAADMFSLAIHYNPTASQYYENRSKAFQKLLNSEEAGRDFICTLILDPTNKEVPPMLMNLFPGSSGSDVLSSPAGQAVRVQLMETIQSYSSSSDQQRLSERLQKMTLTNGNTVSQSEAPPGAGQELKLKLCVDQQEMQINVKSLLQVEEVVRSFHHDCPAPKHHTEPRQATHHPTPPPSTQWNTTSLPLRGRTTTRDLGPTSQK, from the exons ATGGACACTCCGGACCAGAGACACAACGAGACG GCAGAGGAGCAGAGTTTATTTCCCACTGCAGTGTCAGAAGAGGAGCTGGATGAGGCCAGGAGAAAAAGCACCTTCAAGCAGCTTTTTGGCTCCAGAAAAATCCTTCTGGCACCAGGAGAGAAACGCCCTCAAAGACCAGAGCTGCAGGGGAGCCTCATCATCCAGAGCAAGGCTGCAGAACA TTACAGAAATGGAGTCGAGGCGATGGGAAAGTCCCAGTTTGAGAAGGCTGTGGTTTGCTTCTCCAAAGCCATCACACTGCAGCCAGAACAG ACTCAGTTGTGTGTGAGCCAAGGAGAAGCCTACCTGCAGCTGTGTGACTTCCAGTCAGCAGCAGCCTGTTACAAACGAGCCTCGCTCCTGGAGCCCGGGGCCTTCAGCACCCGCTTGGCCTTCATCTACAACATCCAG ggccagtgtttgtttgaccgaGGTCTTTTCGTAGAGGCTCTTGATGCCTTCAACAAAGCTGCTGAGGTGAAGCCTGACTGCAGGGCCTACAAGGTCAGAAG CCTGGACTGTCTGACAGCTGCAGGTCACCACACTGAATGTCTGAAGCTGGTGAACGACTGGATGCAGTCAGAGGCTCCCACCTCAGATCTGTACATCATCAGAGCCCGACTGCACAAACTACTCAACCAG ACATCACAGTGTTATCAAGACGTCAGGTCGGCGTTAGCCTTGAACCCAACATGTCTGGAGGCCCGagtcctgctgctgcagctgcaggaggcCAGTGAACGGGCCAGACAAAAGGCTGTGGATCGAGCTCTGACCAGCCAGCTGCCTGAGGCCCTCTGCATGATCAACATCGCTCTGGAGAACTGCCCCCGGGACGCACGCCTCTACCTGTTCAG AGGGATTCTGTACCGACGCCTGAAAGACTTCACAGCAGCCATTGAGGATCTGGTCCAGGCTGTGGAGCtgagtgaggaggagggggagagggaggaggtcagaggtcaggcaGAGGCCAGAGATGAGAAGGATGAGCGTGACTCTCTGGAAAAGGAGGTGAACTTTCAGCTGGTTCTCACCTACAATGATTTTGCTGTTCAGTGCTTCAGCAGAGGGCTCTACGCTGAGGCCACTCTGCTTCTCAACAAGGCCATCGAGGAGGAGAAGGGCCAGCCGGGCCTGTACTTGAACCGAGGag attgCTTCTTCAAGCAGGGTGAGTGGTGTTTTTCTCTGGCCGACTACCAGCAGGCTGAGGAGATGATGCAGCCCGATGACCCTGCTGTCCGGCTTCGCCTCACTGTCCTCCACAACACGATGGGCTCTATCAGCTTCCAGGACGG gcGTTTCCAGGAGGCAGCTGACATGTTTTCTCTGGCCATCCACTACAACCCCACAGCCAGTCAGTACTATGAGAACAGATCCAAGGCCTTCCAGAAACTCCTAAACTCGGAGGAAGCCGGACGGGACTTCATCTGCACACTCATCCTGGATCCCACCAACAAGGAG gtGCCTCCTATGCTCATGAATCTGTTCCCTGGCAGCAGTGGGTCTGATGTTTTGTCCAGTCCAGCAGGACAAGCAGTCAGAGTTCAGCTGATGGAAACCATCCAGTCCTACAGCTCCTCCTCCGATCAACAAAG ACTGAGTGAGAGGCTCCAGAAGATGACTCTGACCAACGGGAACACAGTGAGCCAATCAGAAGCCCCACCTGGCGCAGGACAGGAGCTGAAGCTGAAGCTGTGTGTCGACCAACAGGAGATGCAGATAAATGTGAAGAGCCTTCTGCAG GTTGAGGAAGTGGTTCGATCATTTCACCATGACTGTCCGGCTCCAAAGCACCACACTGAACCACGCCAAGCCACACACCACCCAACACCACCACCGTCCACACAGTGGAACACCACCAGTCTGCCTTTAAGAGGTCGCACTACAACAAGAGATTTGGGCCCCACATCTCAGAAGTGA
- the LOC125890781 gene encoding tetratricopeptide repeat protein 16 isoform X1 — protein MDTPDQRHNETQAEEQSLFPTAVSEEELDEARRKSTFKQLFGSRKILLAPGEKRPQRPELQGSLIIQSKAAEHYRNGVEAMGKSQFEKAVVCFSKAITLQPEQTQLCVSQGEAYLQLCDFQSAAACYKRASLLEPGAFSTRLAFIYNIQGQCLFDRGLFVEALDAFNKAAEVKPDCRAYKVRSLDCLTAAGHHTECLKLVNDWMQSEAPTSDLYIIRARLHKLLNQTSQCYQDVRSALALNPTCLEARVLLLQLQEASERARQKAVDRALTSQLPEALCMINIALENCPRDARLYLFRGILYRRLKDFTAAIEDLVQAVELSEEEGEREEVRGQAEARDEKDERDSLEKEVNFQLVLTYNDFAVQCFSRGLYAEATLLLNKAIEEEKGQPGLYLNRGDCFFKQGEWCFSLADYQQAEEMMQPDDPAVRLRLTVLHNTMGSISFQDGRFQEAADMFSLAIHYNPTASQYYENRSKAFQKLLNSEEAGRDFICTLILDPTNKEVPPMLMNLFPGSSGSDVLSSPAGQAVRVQLMETIQSYSSSSDQQRLSERLQKMTLTNGNTVSQSEAPPGAGQELKLKLCVDQQEMQINVKSLLQVEEVVRSFHHDCPAPKHHTEPRQATHHPTPPPSTQWNTTSLPLRGRTTTRDLGPTSQK, from the exons ATGGACACTCCGGACCAGAGACACAACGAGACG CAGGCAGAGGAGCAGAGTTTATTTCCCACTGCAGTGTCAGAAGAGGAGCTGGATGAGGCCAGGAGAAAAAGCACCTTCAAGCAGCTTTTTGGCTCCAGAAAAATCCTTCTGGCACCAGGAGAGAAACGCCCTCAAAGACCAGAGCTGCAGGGGAGCCTCATCATCCAGAGCAAGGCTGCAGAACA TTACAGAAATGGAGTCGAGGCGATGGGAAAGTCCCAGTTTGAGAAGGCTGTGGTTTGCTTCTCCAAAGCCATCACACTGCAGCCAGAACAG ACTCAGTTGTGTGTGAGCCAAGGAGAAGCCTACCTGCAGCTGTGTGACTTCCAGTCAGCAGCAGCCTGTTACAAACGAGCCTCGCTCCTGGAGCCCGGGGCCTTCAGCACCCGCTTGGCCTTCATCTACAACATCCAG ggccagtgtttgtttgaccgaGGTCTTTTCGTAGAGGCTCTTGATGCCTTCAACAAAGCTGCTGAGGTGAAGCCTGACTGCAGGGCCTACAAGGTCAGAAG CCTGGACTGTCTGACAGCTGCAGGTCACCACACTGAATGTCTGAAGCTGGTGAACGACTGGATGCAGTCAGAGGCTCCCACCTCAGATCTGTACATCATCAGAGCCCGACTGCACAAACTACTCAACCAG ACATCACAGTGTTATCAAGACGTCAGGTCGGCGTTAGCCTTGAACCCAACATGTCTGGAGGCCCGagtcctgctgctgcagctgcaggaggcCAGTGAACGGGCCAGACAAAAGGCTGTGGATCGAGCTCTGACCAGCCAGCTGCCTGAGGCCCTCTGCATGATCAACATCGCTCTGGAGAACTGCCCCCGGGACGCACGCCTCTACCTGTTCAG AGGGATTCTGTACCGACGCCTGAAAGACTTCACAGCAGCCATTGAGGATCTGGTCCAGGCTGTGGAGCtgagtgaggaggagggggagagggaggaggtcagaggtcaggcaGAGGCCAGAGATGAGAAGGATGAGCGTGACTCTCTGGAAAAGGAGGTGAACTTTCAGCTGGTTCTCACCTACAATGATTTTGCTGTTCAGTGCTTCAGCAGAGGGCTCTACGCTGAGGCCACTCTGCTTCTCAACAAGGCCATCGAGGAGGAGAAGGGCCAGCCGGGCCTGTACTTGAACCGAGGag attgCTTCTTCAAGCAGGGTGAGTGGTGTTTTTCTCTGGCCGACTACCAGCAGGCTGAGGAGATGATGCAGCCCGATGACCCTGCTGTCCGGCTTCGCCTCACTGTCCTCCACAACACGATGGGCTCTATCAGCTTCCAGGACGG gcGTTTCCAGGAGGCAGCTGACATGTTTTCTCTGGCCATCCACTACAACCCCACAGCCAGTCAGTACTATGAGAACAGATCCAAGGCCTTCCAGAAACTCCTAAACTCGGAGGAAGCCGGACGGGACTTCATCTGCACACTCATCCTGGATCCCACCAACAAGGAG gtGCCTCCTATGCTCATGAATCTGTTCCCTGGCAGCAGTGGGTCTGATGTTTTGTCCAGTCCAGCAGGACAAGCAGTCAGAGTTCAGCTGATGGAAACCATCCAGTCCTACAGCTCCTCCTCCGATCAACAAAG ACTGAGTGAGAGGCTCCAGAAGATGACTCTGACCAACGGGAACACAGTGAGCCAATCAGAAGCCCCACCTGGCGCAGGACAGGAGCTGAAGCTGAAGCTGTGTGTCGACCAACAGGAGATGCAGATAAATGTGAAGAGCCTTCTGCAG GTTGAGGAAGTGGTTCGATCATTTCACCATGACTGTCCGGCTCCAAAGCACCACACTGAACCACGCCAAGCCACACACCACCCAACACCACCACCGTCCACACAGTGGAACACCACCAGTCTGCCTTTAAGAGGTCGCACTACAACAAGAGATTTGGGCCCCACATCTCAGAAGTGA